ACAAATTCATTTTTTCCTATAATGAATATTTGCAGTAGTTCCGTGGAGGTATGAGTCTAATTTAATTGGGAGAACCATGTAAATTTTGAATCTTGTTATTATCTTTGCTCATCATTCTACTTTTATCTTGCatattttgattttttgtttGGGGAGGAGATTCCCAAGTATTAGTTTTGTTTCAGAAAAAGATTTGGTGGAAGTAATGTAAAGGCCAGTCAGTGCATAGCGATGACTAGAGAAGATGGAGGACATGAAATGTGAACTTCTTGATTGACATGAGTTAGGTGTTATTCTGTTAACACTAACAAGGAATGTTGCTCCCATTATGACAGAGGCAAAATCCATAGCAAATATAATGGGCACACTATTAGACATGTAAGAGAAACCGTTGGCGAACAACAAGGTGCATTCGATGGAGAAGTTATTTGTGATGAAATGGCTCTACACACTTGCCATGTATTCAACCTACATAACTGCCAGCAATACACTTTAGATGACATCCcctatatatagatatagatgaTCTGATAAGGGTTTAGAGGTTTTTTGTAAGTTGAAGATTTGTAAAAAGTGTAGAGTTCTTCATCGTGTATTTTGTTGTATTTGTAAAATTTTCAAGTTGATAAATGAGAAGTACCTAGCCTATAATGGTTGTTCCCGTGGAGTAGGTTCCGAACCACGTATGATATGTGTTATCTTCTTCTTTTTGCTAAATTTGTTCTGCCATTGGTTCATTTTTAGAGGTTTACTAATTCTTGTTCAGAAGGTGTTTGTTATTGTACATTACTGTTATTGTTCACAACAACTGGTATCAGGAGCCATAGGTTCAAGAAGACAGCCGCACATAGGAAGAAACAAACTCAAGAATCATCAAGAAGATGGTGACGAAATTTTTTGAGGTGGATAAGTTCACGGGGACGAACGATTTTAGTCTTTTGGCGAATCAAGATGAATGCATTGTTGGTACATCAGGGCATATCGAAGGCTATAGATAGCAAATCACTCACTACTTTAGATGATGATGAGAAGAAACAGCAAGAGATAGAGACCAAGGCACATAGCGCAATACTGCTAAATCTGAGAGATGAGGTCTTATTAGAAGTTGCTAATGAAGAAACGATAGCTGGATTGTGGGATAAGTTAAGGAAGATCTATTTAAAAAAGTCTCTGGCAAACAAAATCTATCTGAAGAAAAAATTGTACACGATGAAGATGGATGATACAAAGGAATTAAGAAAACATGTGGATGACTTCAACAAAATTATTCTTGATCTCAAGAATATTGGGGTGAAAATCGATGAGGAAGACCAAGCCATTGTTCTGTTGATTTCACTACCGAAGAAATTTTAACATTTTGTAGACACAATTATTTATCGAAAGGATACTCTTACTATGGCAGAGGTTAAAGCGGCTCTGAATTCTGAAGAATTGCAAAGTAGAACAAATGACAAGAGGGAATATAGTGGAGACTGATTGTTCACAAGAGGAAGATCAGAAAAGAAAGATCACATAAATTATAAGCAATGAGGTAGTCATCGCTCAAGGTCAAAGTCCAGAAATGCAACAGAAAAGAAATGTTATTACTATAAGAAAGTAGGGCATTTCAGAGATGAGTGTTATTCATTGAAGAACAAAAAGAATCAGGACAAAGGTGGGACAAGTATGGTTTCAGATGATGGTTATAATTCAGCAGATGTGCTGGTTGTATCAAGTATGGAATCAGAACAGGAGTGGATATTAGACCCAGGCTGCTCATTCCACATGTGCCCAAGTAGAAATTTGTTTAATAAATTAGAAGAAGGATATGGAGGATCTGTTTTACTCAGTGATAACAAGGCCTGTAAAATTCAAGGCATTAGTTCAATAATATTGAAGCTTCACGATGGCATTGAGAGAACCATACACAATGTCAGGTATGTTCCTGAACTGAAACACAATCTATTATCACTGGGAACTCTAGCTAATAATGACTACACCATGACAATTGATAATAATTCACTTATAGTAATTAAATGGTCTTTTGTTATAATGAAAGGAATCTTTAAAAGTGGTTTGTATTATCTTGTTGGTGAGTCATTAACCAATGATGTTTCTAATGTTCATGTGTTGTTGAAAATAACTCAATTAAATTGTGGCACCTCCGACTTGGACATGTGAGTGAAAGGGGCTTAACTGAGCTAGCAAGAGACAAGGAGTATTGAAGAAAGAAGCTACTCACAAGATGGAGTTTTGTGAAGAATGTGTGTATGGAAAAGCATGTAGAGTTAAATTTAGTACAATTACACACTCGACTACTTAACAGTTGGGATATGTTCACTCTGATCTTTGGGGTGCTTCAAAATATTCTACTATAGGCGAAGCAAACTACTTCTTGAGtatcattgatgattattcaagaaaATTTCGAGTTTATTTATTGAAGACAAAAGATGAAGCACTCAGTACTTTTATAAAGTGGAAGAGGCTTGTTGAGAATCAAACAGGAAAAAGGGTGAAGAAGTTGAGAACTAATAACAGACTCGAATTCTGTTAAGCTTAATTTAATGACTTTTGCAGTAAGGAAGGAATTGCAAGACATCACACCATTcgtggaacaccacaacaaaacgaCCATGTAGAGAGGATGAACAGGATCGTACTCGAAAGAGTAAGATGCATGCTGAAAGGAGCAAACTCGGAGAAAAAATTATGGGGAGAGGTTGTCACAACCGTCTGCTATCTAATAAATAGATGTCCTTCAACAACTATCAACTTCATGACACCACAAGGAAAGTGGACAAATGTGACTCCCAAGCTTGATCATTTTAGAGTTTTTGGCTGTATAGCCTATGCACATATTCGACAAGATAAATTGAAGCCTCGAGCAATAACATGCATGTTCATAGGTTATCCCGAAGGAGTAAAATGATATAAGCTATGGTGTTTGGAACCCAGTTTCAAAAGATGTATAATCAATAGAGACGTGGTGTTCAAAGAAGCTGAAATGGCTATGAAGAAGAAGATAGAGGACAACATCAACAATGGTACTATTAAACAACAAGTTGAAGAGGAGTTAAATCAGAACAAGAGTAACAAAGAACCAAATTCGAGTACCTCTACAGATGCTGAAGCAGTGCAACAGTAAGAAACTTAGATGATTATCAATTGGCTAGCTAGAGACAAGGAGAGAAGGGAGATAAAGGCTCCAGACATATTTAGATATGCTGATTTTACAACATTTTCTTTAACTACATCAAGTGAGATTGAAAACTCAGACCCAACAACTTATCAAGAAGCAATAAACAGTAGTGAAAGTGCCAATTGGATTCAGGAAATTAAAGAGGAAATGCAGTCCTTACTCAAAATAATACATGGGTTTTAGTGGACAAACTAGAAGGCAAGAAACTGGTCgattgcaaatggatattcagaaaaaAGGAGGGAATTCAAGGAATCAGCAACAACACACGATTTAAAGCCAAAGTAGTGGCTAAGGGATTCACACAAAGAGCTGGTATAGACTTTAATGAAATTTTTTCTCCTGTTGTAAAACAAGCATTTATCAGAATATTGATGTCCAAGGCAGCCAAACTTGATCTTGAGATGGACCAAATGGACGTGAGAACAAAATTCCTCCATGGTACACTTGATGAGGATATCTACACGAGATTTCCAGAGGGTTTCAAGTGCAGTGATAAGAACAAGGTATGTCTTTTGAAGAAATCTCTGTATGGGCTCAAACAAGCTCTTAGGCAATGGAATATGAGATTTGATGATTTTATGACTGCCATTGATTTCAAGAAGAGCCAATATGACTTGTGTGTGTATTTTAGATATGGGATTTATTTGCTActatacgttgatgatattctgaTTTTTGGTAAGAACAAGGATGACATTGACAAACTCAAGACTCAGCTTAAATTTGAATTTGACATGAAAGACTTAGAAGCTGCAACCAGAATACTTGGGATTGATATAGTGAGACACAAACTAAGCACAGAAGAAGAAAGAAGTTACATGGACACTGTACCTTATGCTAGTGGTGTGGGAAGCCTCATGTATGCCATGGCCTGCACTCGACCAGACCTGGCATACACAATGAGTATAataagtaggttcatatcgaatCCAGGGGAAGAGCACTGGAGTGCACTCAAGTGGGTTTTGAGATATGTCAAAGGGTCAATGAATATACTGGTTTAATATTCAATTCAAGCTTTGAATCACAAAAGAATGAAGTGGTTGGATTCGTGGACTCAGACTGTGTAGGCTGCCTAGATACACGAAGATCTTTGACATGATATGTGTTCACTGTTTTGGGAAATTGCATCAACTGGAAATCAAACTTGCATAAGGTAGTATCACTATCAACTACCGAAGCTGAATATATGGCTGATTGAGAAGCCATTAATGAGGCAATGTGGCTTAAAGGACTGACAAAGGAGCTAGGTTTTAACTCAGATAATATAACAGTCCATAGCGACAACCAAAGTGCCATATACTTGATGAGAAATCCTATGTTCCATGAAAGATCAAAACACACAGACATTAAATTACATTTCATTAGGGATATTATTGCTAAGAAGGAAGTTCAAATTCAGAATGATACAGATAATAACCCTACTGACATGTTTACAAAGTGTGTGACAAGTACCAGCCTAAACTTGCTGAATGTTGGGGACATAGAATAAGCCTTTTAGGAGGCTAATGGAATGTCAATACTTTCTCAAATGCTGTTTTTATGACAAGTGTTTGAGCCAAGGTGGATTTGTGATGAAATGGCTCTACACACTTGCCACGTATTCGACCTACAATATTGCCAGCAATACACGTTTagactattttatttattgatcAATTATCATTTGTATCGGTATTGTAATTTTCAAGCTCTTAATAATCTTTACCTACAATAGCCTATAAGTAGGTGGACTCAAATTTGATAAAAGGTTAATCACATATTAGGCTCTTAGTGAATGTAAGTTCAATATTGTTTGAACCACTTATAACCTTCTGTGTTTAATTGCATTCTTGCAGTTTTATTAAGTGATTATTATTTTGTTCGAGTGCTTTCTATCTAGTGTTGTTACAATTATGttgagttttttttaataaaaaaacatttacaatGATAAATAAGCATTTATGTATTTAAAGAATTTTTCAGTACTGTGGTTTGGTAGAATGCTTTATGGGAATAGAATGAAAGTTTCTATTCCTTTGTTTGCTTTGATTTTAGTAATCCATTTCCAATGGAATCCCTTAATTCCTACACTTTTGGAATAATAATTCATGCCTCTCCCCTTGTTAGGAATCCTTCATCACTACACTTGTTTGTCCATTTTGCCAATTCTAGAAGAtacgattttttttatatatcatatatatatatataaagccttaaaataaattcatatttattttaaaatgtcatttttatttatttaaacatatttttttattatgcatttaaatcaaatatattttttacatttacttatattttaaatattttaaaaatataaacaaaaatgtgAAGTATGAGCATTTTTGTCAATTAATCACTAAttccaaaattcattccaatAACAAATCAAACACCATAATCAATTCTCGTTAACAACGAGTCAAAATAATAGGGTTTAATTTGCTATCGAAACACATATTAATAATACGACAAACACTTCAGCCTATTATAACTGGTTAACGACGTAAAATTCATCATTCTTTTTTGTCGTGGTAAAGCAATCCACGACCCCAAGGCTCCAAGATTCACCTGCAAAACAAACCAAGAACAAATATACACAGAAAAGTGTACTAAAACACAAACACTTAGAGAACAACAATAAGAAAGGGGAAGAAAATGAATCACACAGAGAGATTTATACTGGTTCAGCCTTAAAATAAGGCCTACATCCAGTCCGAGCACTTCTCCACTATAATGAATCAATGTTACAATACAAAGCAACCCTTCTTCCTCTCCAAAGGTTCTTGAACACTCTGTACAACTAAAAATGAGCACTTAGTTTACACCATAGTAAACTCTCACACACTTAACAATGTACAAAGAAAATTAACCCttgttctctctttctctcttttctaagCCTCTCAAAACCTCTGAATTTCTTGTCTCTTCAACTAATGAAACCCCTGGATATATATAGCTGCAGCTCTAGTTCTTTCACGTGTTGAAAGAAAAATCAGTTCTGTTTTAACTGACTAAAAATCTGTTGTAACTGGCTAGACTAAAAAGAGTAACAGAAGAGAAAAGTTGTTAATGACCTCTTAATAACAACACGTCATTTGCCAGTTATATTAGGATTACTCCAACATATTCCACCTTAATCCTCATATTAATGGCATAAGACACTTCCTTAGATCAGTGGAGAAGTATACTCGAATTTCGGTCTTCATCATTCTTCAAGACCAATCAAGTTCAAACAATGTTTGAACTTGTTCAAAGGCAACACCTTAGTACTCAAGTCTGCTGCATTTTCTTCAGTAGAGACCTTTTCCAAGTCAAtctctttgtttttaattttctctCTTATCCAGTACTACCTAATGTCAATGTGCTTTGAACGCTCATGGTACACTGGATTTTTGCTGAGATGAATTGCTGACTGACTATCTGAATATACAGTAACTCTTCCCTTCAACATCTTTAGCTCTTTGAGTAAACCTTGAAGCCAAATTCCCTGTTTAATAGCTTCAGTTACTGCCATAAATTCTGCCTCAGTTGTAGATAATGCCACCACAGGTTGTAGTTGAGTTTTCCAGCAAATACAATTTCCATTCAACAAGAAAATAAATGAAGTTACTGACTTCCTATTGTCTCTATTTGCTGCATAATCAGAATCCACGAATCCTTCCAATTGAATCTGTCCCTTGGCTTTCTTGAGGTGCAATCCATAATTCAAAGTGCCTTTGATGTATCTTAACAACCATTTCAAACCTTCCCAATGAGGTTCGCCTGGATTAGCCATATACCTACTTAGTACACTTATAGGATAGGCTAGATCAGGTCTGGTACTCACCATTGAGTACATTAAGCAATCTATTGCTTCTGAATAAGGAACACTTTCCATTCTTATTGTATCTTCATTAGTCTTTGGGCATTGATCATTTGAAATGCCCAGCAATAGGCATGCTAACAGGTTTACAATTACTCATATTGAATCTGTCAAGCACCTATGACAAGTATCCAGTTTGAGAAATAATTAACTTCTCCTCTTTGTTCTTCCTTGTAATGACCATGCCAAGAATTTTCTTTGCTgtacccaaatccttcatttcgaACTCCTTACTGAGTTGTCCTTTTAACCAAACAATTTGTTGCTTTTCTTTTCCAATTAgtaacatatcatccacgtatAAGAGTAAGAAAACAACATCACTTGTTTCTAAATTCTTGTAGTATAAACATGTATCAAACTCAGACCTTTTGAACCCCAAACCAGTCACAAAATTGTCAAACCTTCTATTCCATTGACGAGGAGATTGCTTCAGACCATATAAAGACCTCTGTAGCTTGCATACAAGTTCACCACCTGGTTGTTCCACCTCAAAACCTTCAGGCTGACTCATGAAAATGGTTTCTTCAAGCTTTCCATTCAAAAACGCTGTTGTAACATCCATTTGTTCCACCTGAAAATCTAGCTGGGTTGCTAAAGCTAGCATGATCCTTATAGTTTTATACTTAACTACTGGTGAGAATGCTTCATTATAGTCTATCCCCT
The genomic region above belongs to Humulus lupulus chromosome 1, drHumLupu1.1, whole genome shotgun sequence and contains:
- the LOC133833054 gene encoding secreted RxLR effector protein 161-like — its product is MESVPYSEAIDCLMYSMVSTRPDLAYPISVLSRYMANPGEPHWEGLKWLLRYIKGTLNYGLHLKKAKGQIQLEGFVDSDYAANRDNRKSVTSFIFLLNGNCICWKTQLQPVVALSTTEAEFMAVTEAIKQGIWLQGLLKELKMLKGRVTVYSDSQSAIHLSKNPVYHERSKHIDIR